The following DNA comes from Chitinophaga nivalis.
TATTGACATTCCCTATCTGAAAAATCTGCCTTTCCTGGGTAAGTTTTTCAAAATCATGAAAGCAACCCTGATTGTATCGCCTCAATCAGATACGTATACAGATTTCCGGCTGCCGCCACGATTGGTACTGTGCCAGGTAGACAATAAAAACCGGGTTACAGACTCGCTGTCCTATGGCCTGCTGACGCTGGATGATCTCTATAATCTGAATACCACCTACACCTACGATATCACCAAGTATTGTGTCAATCAGCTGACGGTACTCGATTTTCATTCCAGGGGATTGCTGCTCACACCAGGTGTGTCTGACAGCAAAGGTACCCTGGACCGGCTGGCCATAGGCGATCATTATAACAAAAGAAATAAACTCACTGTACAGTTATACTACCTGTTGTATAAATAAGGACGCCCATGCGAATAAAAATATTTACCGGCTTTATCCTGCTGCTGCTTTGCCACACTACCATTAAAGCACAGCACGGGCTTAATTCCCTTTATTCTGCCTACGGTATAGGCGACCTGGAAGAAAAGGATTACAGCCGCAATTTTGGCCTTGGAAGTGCTGGTATCGGTCGTAGTCACACCGGTTATCTGAATGAGCTGAATCCCGCTTCCTACGGCAACCTGCCTACGCAGAATTTTTTCTTTGAAATTTCTCCCCGGGTACAACAGGTGACTTATACCGGCAATAATGTATCGCAAAATGCATGGGATCTTACCTTCAAGAAACTGGCTGTAGGCTTCAAAGCCACTAAGTTCTGGGGAATCAGCGCCGGCATTACACCTTTCACTACCATCAACTACAAACTGGTGAATACCCATTTCGTCACCGGCACCGGCGTTCCCGTTACGGCTACCACCACCGGTACCGGCGGTATTAACCGGCCCTATATTTCCAATGCCATCCGGATCAACAAAAACTTTTCCGTCGGCGTATCCACGGCCTTTCTCTTTGGCCCTATGAATACCCTGCAGGCCATTGGCACCGACTCTTTCCTCACTGAACATAAAAGGTATACCTTCAAACCCAACTTCACAGCAGGTGTACAGTACATCGGAAAAATAAAGGACTCCTGGGAGCTGGGACTGGGCGCCACCTATCGTTTTGAATCGCGGCTACAGATACGGGAGAAAATAAACATCACCGACAAAGATGAAACCTCTTTGTATAAAGAGCAACTGGAATCTACCTACTTCACCCTGCCGGCACAATACGGCGCAGGTATTTCACTGTCCAACGGTACTTTCACCTGGGTGGCTGATTACCGCCGCCAGGCCTGGAACGGGCTGAATAAAAAAACCAACAGCTATGTATACCGCGATGGAGAACGATATGCGATGGGGGTGGAATATGCGCTCAAAAAACATTATCTCTACCAAACCTTTGAGGGTACTGTATTTCAGGCTGGATTCAGTTATAATAAAACGCCGCTGGTGATCAAAGACCAGCAGATCAAAGACATCTCCGGTACGCTGGGGATATCGTTCCCCAACAGCACCGGACAGCTCCGGTATTACATGGGAATAGAAGCAGGCCAACGCGGTACCAGTAAAAACGGACTGATAAAAGAAAACTACTTCAACGTGCTGTTTAATTTTACCTTAAGGGATATCTGGTTCTTTAAGCGGCTGGCACAATAGCCAGCGGATGTGGAGATACCGGCACGCGACCTGTCAGCCAGGTGCTGTGCCGGTCAGCAGCTCCCGGAACCAATAGCCGGAATCTTTGATGATACGCTGCTGGGTATCGAAATTCGTATATACCAGACCGAAACGGGCGCGATACCCTTCGGCCCATTCGAAATTATCTGTGAGGGTCCACGCGAAATATCCATCTACCGGAATACCTTCTTTCTTTGCTTTCAATACAGCTGCCAGGTATTCCTGGAAATAGTTGATGCGGGCAGTATCGTGAATACGGCCACCAGGTTCAGGGGTGTCGGTAAAAGCAGCGCCACCTTCGGTGACAATCAGCTTTTTCACCTGGTCGTAAGCGGCAAACTGTTTCAGCATTTCATACAACCCATCTCCATTGATTTCCCATCCCAGACCGGTTACCGGCACGTTCCGGTAGCGGGCTTTCACTTCCGATATTTTTACCACCGGCATAAAGGCATTATACTTCACCACCAGGGGGAAATAATTTTGTACGCCGATAAAATCGAAGTCGAAGGCCAGCCGGTCCCAATCGCGCCACAGTGCATACCGGCGTTCGATCCGTTTCAGCAGCGGGAAGTCTGCCGCCGGATATCCCATGCCCAGCGCAGGTTCCAGGAACATGCGGTTGAAGAGCGCATCGGCTCTCCGGGCAGCCAGCAGATCGGATTCACTGTTGGTATAAGGGATGATGCGGGAACAGGATAAAGAGGTTCCGATCACAGCGCCAGGTACTTCTTCCCGCACAACCCGCCCTCCTTCTGCCTGTGCTAATGTCACATGATGAACGGCCGGCAGGAAATAAGACAAGCCGAATTTCCCCGGCGCATGTACGCCCAGCATATATCCCAGTGCGGTGAAACCGAATGGCTCATTCATCACAATCCAATGCTTCACTTTATTGCCATATTCGCGGGTGCATATCCGTACAAATTCTTCAAAGGCAAATACCACTCCCCGGTGACACCAGCCCCCCTTGTGTTCCAGCGCCTGGGGCAGATCCCAATGGTACAGGGTAACATAAGGCTCCAGTCCCAGCTCCAGACAGGCGTCGATAACCCGGTGATAGAAGTCAATGCCCGCCTGGTTTACCGCACCGGTGCCTTTCGGCATGATGCGCGACCACGAGAGGGAGAAACGGAATACAGAGAACCCTAACAGCTTTGCCAGCAGGATATCCTGGGTATAGCGGTTGTAAAAATCACAGGCGATCTGTGCATGACTTTTGTCTTTGATTTTTCCTTTACGGGAAGAGAAGGTATCCCAGATAGAAAGGCCTTTGCCATCTGCAGAGAAGGCACCTTCATTTTGAAAAGCGGAAATAGTAACGCCCCATAAAAAATCATCCCCGAAATCCTTACGTGTAAAGGGCACAGCCATCTTTTGCATATGCAATACTGTAAAAGGGTGCCGGTGTGTTGCACCACCCAATAAAGCTGCAGTTTACAATAGTTTTCGGGGAATAACGATTATATAATTGTTAAGTCTGCAGATCCGGTTGTTATCCGCGGCAATACCTCACCTTTTATCATTTCCCTTACCGGTTACCTCAGTTCTTTTATTATTTTTGACGCTATGTGGAAAAAACTGATCAGCAACCCGGTGATCCTCACCGGCCTGTTTGGCTGTATCCTGGCCACCGGCGGGTGTGCCGGCCAGCCGGCCCCTCAGGCAAATCAATCGATCGTAGCAGGTGATACCGCTGCCTTGCAGCAAATGGTACTCATTCCCGGCGGCACCTTCCGGATGGGTGCAGACGACTCCACCGGCATGCCGGATGAATTACCCGGGCATACCGTGCAGGTAGACAGCTTCTGGATGGATACACATGAAGTTACCAACCGGGAGTTTGCTGCTTTCGTAGCCGCTACCGGTTATATCACTACCGCCGAAAAGCCTATCAGCAAAGAAGAACTGATGCAAAGCCTGCCTCCCGGCTCACCGGAACCAGATAGCAGTATGCTGGCGCCGGGGGCGCTCGTATTTTCGCCACCTGACCATGCCGTTCCTTTCGATGACGTATCGCAATGGTGGCGTTTCGTAGCCGGCGCCAGCTGGCAACATCCGGAAGGCCCACATAGTAATATCGACAGCCTCGCCAATCACCCGGTTACCCAGGTATCCTGGATGGATGCACAGGCATTTGCCCAATGGGCCGGGAAACGCCTGCCTACAGAAGCAGAATGGGAGTATGCCGCACGTGGCGGTTTACGGGAACAGGTATATCCCTGGGGGAATGAAGCACTGACTGCCGGCAAAGCCAAAGCCAACACCTGGAACGGGAACTTTCCCTATCGGAATACCACCACAGATGGTTTTTATGGTACGGCGCCTGTTGGATCGTATAGCCCTAACGGTTACCAGCTGTATGATATGTCCGGCAATGTATGGGAATGGTGTGCAGACTGGTATGATGCCAACACCTATCTGCGGGATGAAAAAGGCGTGACCAATCCGGCCGGCCCTGGCAAAGGGTTTGACCCGGATGATCCGGGGCAGCCTAAAAGAGTCATCCGGGGAGGGTCTTTTATGTGCAGTGATGAATATTGCCGGGGTTACCGGGTATCCGCGCGTATGAAAACCACACCGGAATCCGGCCTGGCTAATCTGGGCTTCCGTTGTGTGCGCTCAGTCGCGCAGCGCCGACAATAGTTCACGGTAATCGCCGTCGTAACGTTTGCCGTTGATAAAAAAGGTGGGCGTACCGTTTACACCGCTGCGGATGCCGCTTTCAAAATCAGCTTCTATTTTACTTACCAGCCGGGGATCTTCCAGGTCTTCGGCAAATTGGTCCATATCCAGTTTTAAATCTTTGGCCAGTCTGGCCAGCAGCAGTTCATCCAATTCCTGCTGGTGTTGGTAGATAGCGTCATGCATTTCCCAGTAGCGTTGCTGCCGCCCGGCTGCTTCTGCTGCCAGCGCAGCATCCAGGGCGTATTCATGGGCTTCGCGGAGCGGGAAATTCCGGAATACAAAGCGCAGTGTATCCTGCAGGGCATCCTGCAATGATTTTACAATCGAAAAAGCTTCGCCGCAATAAGGACACTGGAAATCGCCGTATTCCACCAGTTCCACCACTGCGCCGGCAGGTCCCAGTATATGATCGTATACATTAACAGGAGGTGTGAGTGTAGCCATTACCGTTAGTTTTTAATCTGTGTCAGTGCTTCGAGGATACCATCGGCGCCCGGATTTTCTC
Coding sequences within:
- a CDS encoding outer membrane protein transport protein, which gives rise to MRIKIFTGFILLLLCHTTIKAQHGLNSLYSAYGIGDLEEKDYSRNFGLGSAGIGRSHTGYLNELNPASYGNLPTQNFFFEISPRVQQVTYTGNNVSQNAWDLTFKKLAVGFKATKFWGISAGITPFTTINYKLVNTHFVTGTGVPVTATTTGTGGINRPYISNAIRINKNFSVGVSTAFLFGPMNTLQAIGTDSFLTEHKRYTFKPNFTAGVQYIGKIKDSWELGLGATYRFESRLQIREKINITDKDETSLYKEQLESTYFTLPAQYGAGISLSNGTFTWVADYRRQAWNGLNKKTNSYVYRDGERYAMGVEYALKKHYLYQTFEGTVFQAGFSYNKTPLVIKDQQIKDISGTLGISFPNSTGQLRYYMGIEAGQRGTSKNGLIKENYFNVLFNFTLRDIWFFKRLAQ
- a CDS encoding GH1 family beta-glucosidase is translated as MQKMAVPFTRKDFGDDFLWGVTISAFQNEGAFSADGKGLSIWDTFSSRKGKIKDKSHAQIACDFYNRYTQDILLAKLLGFSVFRFSLSWSRIMPKGTGAVNQAGIDFYHRVIDACLELGLEPYVTLYHWDLPQALEHKGGWCHRGVVFAFEEFVRICTREYGNKVKHWIVMNEPFGFTALGYMLGVHAPGKFGLSYFLPAVHHVTLAQAEGGRVVREEVPGAVIGTSLSCSRIIPYTNSESDLLAARRADALFNRMFLEPALGMGYPAADFPLLKRIERRYALWRDWDRLAFDFDFIGVQNYFPLVVKYNAFMPVVKISEVKARYRNVPVTGLGWEINGDGLYEMLKQFAAYDQVKKLIVTEGGAAFTDTPEPGGRIHDTARINYFQEYLAAVLKAKKEGIPVDGYFAWTLTDNFEWAEGYRARFGLVYTNFDTQQRIIKDSGYWFRELLTGTAPG
- a CDS encoding formylglycine-generating enzyme family protein, which produces MWKKLISNPVILTGLFGCILATGGCAGQPAPQANQSIVAGDTAALQQMVLIPGGTFRMGADDSTGMPDELPGHTVQVDSFWMDTHEVTNREFAAFVAATGYITTAEKPISKEELMQSLPPGSPEPDSSMLAPGALVFSPPDHAVPFDDVSQWWRFVAGASWQHPEGPHSNIDSLANHPVTQVSWMDAQAFAQWAGKRLPTEAEWEYAARGGLREQVYPWGNEALTAGKAKANTWNGNFPYRNTTTDGFYGTAPVGSYSPNGYQLYDMSGNVWEWCADWYDANTYLRDEKGVTNPAGPGKGFDPDDPGQPKRVIRGGSFMCSDEYCRGYRVSARMKTTPESGLANLGFRCVRSVAQRRQ
- a CDS encoding DsbA family protein; the encoded protein is MATLTPPVNVYDHILGPAGAVVELVEYGDFQCPYCGEAFSIVKSLQDALQDTLRFVFRNFPLREAHEYALDAALAAEAAGRQQRYWEMHDAIYQHQQELDELLLARLAKDLKLDMDQFAEDLEDPRLVSKIEADFESGIRSGVNGTPTFFINGKRYDGDYRELLSALRD